In Terriglobia bacterium, a single window of DNA contains:
- the zwf gene encoding glucose-6-phosphate dehydrogenase — translation MPEELKDRFAFVIFGGSGDLSQKKLIPALCRLASMGYMPDQYAVLGTSRSAMTDDAYRDLVRRWVQDQEVERLLPFVYYQAGDTTKPESFAAVKARLEQLDSQLALGGNRLFYLAVAPDLVPSIVERLHESRLLHAGQKSWVRVVFEKPFGHDLKSAQDLNAEIKKMLREDQIFRIDHYLGKETVQNILTFRFGNSIFEPVFNRTHVNNIRITVAESIGMEGKRGAYYDTAGALRDIVQNHALQLLCLTTMEPPATFDAEAIRDEKVKVLRTLPVMSANAVASHTVRGQYNGYRNEEGVNPESTTETYAAIQTTIDNWRWSGVPIIIQAGKKLPARVTDIEIEFNQPPLCLFREFAECPPNPNSLLIRIQPNEGISLSFVCKQPGTRFAVQDVKMDFSYGSAFRQRSPEAYERLLLDALRGDPSLFTRSDEVEAAWRFVSAILEGWAKLPAPRFPNYAGGTYPAEANRLLMPVHSLRQ, via the coding sequence ATGCCTGAAGAACTTAAAGATCGATTTGCATTCGTCATCTTCGGAGGCTCCGGGGACCTCAGTCAGAAGAAGCTGATTCCCGCATTGTGCCGCCTCGCGTCGATGGGATACATGCCGGATCAATATGCAGTACTGGGAACATCCCGCTCCGCAATGACGGACGATGCGTACCGTGACCTGGTCCGCCGCTGGGTTCAGGACCAGGAGGTGGAAAGGCTCCTTCCGTTCGTCTATTACCAGGCAGGCGATACAACCAAACCTGAGAGTTTTGCAGCCGTCAAGGCCAGGCTCGAACAACTCGACAGCCAGCTCGCGCTCGGCGGCAACAGGCTCTTCTATCTGGCGGTCGCGCCCGACCTCGTTCCATCGATCGTCGAACGCCTGCACGAATCCCGGCTGCTGCACGCCGGCCAGAAGTCATGGGTTCGCGTTGTTTTCGAAAAACCGTTCGGCCATGACCTTAAAAGCGCGCAAGATCTGAACGCGGAAATCAAAAAGATGTTGCGCGAAGATCAGATCTTCCGGATCGATCACTATCTGGGCAAGGAAACCGTTCAGAACATTCTGACGTTCCGCTTCGGCAATTCCATTTTCGAGCCGGTTTTCAATCGCACCCACGTCAACAACATTCGGATTACGGTTGCAGAGTCCATCGGCATGGAAGGAAAGCGCGGCGCATATTACGACACCGCCGGCGCGCTGCGGGACATCGTGCAGAATCATGCGCTCCAGCTGTTATGCCTCACGACCATGGAACCGCCGGCAACATTCGATGCGGAAGCCATCCGTGATGAAAAGGTGAAGGTGCTTCGTACACTGCCGGTGATGAGCGCAAACGCCGTTGCGTCGCACACCGTCCGCGGCCAATATAACGGTTATCGCAACGAAGAAGGCGTGAATCCGGAATCGACCACGGAAACCTACGCCGCAATACAGACAACGATTGATAACTGGCGCTGGTCTGGAGTTCCCATCATCATCCAGGCTGGTAAGAAGTTGCCGGCGCGCGTTACCGACATTGAAATTGAATTCAACCAGCCGCCTCTTTGCCTCTTCCGCGAGTTCGCCGAATGTCCGCCGAATCCGAATTCGCTTCTTATCCGGATTCAGCCCAACGAAGGTATCAGCCTTTCCTTCGTATGCAAGCAGCCCGGAACCCGCTTTGCGGTTCAGGATGTGAAGATGGATTTTTCGTACGGCAGCGCCTTTCGGCAGCGATCGCCGGAGGCCTATGAGCGCCTGCTTCTGGACGCATTGCGCGGCGATCCTTCCCTCTTTACGCGGTCCGATGAAGTTGAAGCAGCGTGGCGATTCGTGTCGGCGATTCTCGAAGGCTGGGCCAAGCTCCCAGCGCCTCGATTTCCCAATTATGCCGGCGGCACTTACCCGGCGGAAGCGAACCGTCTCCTGATGCCGGTCCACAGCCTGCGCCAGTAA
- a CDS encoding cyclic nucleotide-binding domain-containing protein: MKADGIWGNIFNWGTRKESLAETLQNVPLFHDLTPKELRILDRVVHVRMYEAGEPVFVETEPGAGMYVIRSGRIDIVLQHRSENRLILAELGTGDFFGEMALLGDTSRSATAVARERSELIGFFHPDLIEIINLHPGMGAKISLGLAQTLAERLRYTNAQLRDIWQIRGPNEESVR, translated from the coding sequence ATGAAGGCAGACGGCATCTGGGGCAACATTTTCAACTGGGGGACACGCAAGGAGTCGCTCGCGGAAACCCTTCAAAACGTCCCGCTGTTTCACGATCTGACACCAAAAGAACTGAGGATTCTCGATCGAGTCGTGCATGTTCGAATGTATGAGGCCGGTGAGCCCGTTTTTGTGGAAACCGAGCCCGGCGCCGGGATGTATGTGATCCGTTCGGGCCGGATCGATATCGTGCTCCAGCATCGAAGTGAAAACCGGCTCATTCTGGCGGAACTCGGGACCGGCGATTTTTTCGGGGAAATGGCGCTGCTCGGGGATACGTCGAGGTCCGCGACTGCCGTTGCGCGTGAGCGCTCGGAATTGATCGGATTCTTTCATCCGGATCTCATCGAAATCATCAATCTGCATCCTGGCATGGGCGCCAAGATCAGCTTAGGGCTGGCACAAACCCTCGCCGAGCGTTTGCGCTACACCAATGCCCAGCTGCGCGATATCTGGCAAATCCGGGGACCCAATGAAGAATCTGTTCGGTGA
- a CDS encoding cupin domain-containing protein, giving the protein MEVRNLEEFVRFSDEKMQKLPLFESAKYFCDLYCLKPGQDQRVHSHAESDKIYLVLRGKGVFHIAGEDRELNPGEAVIARPGQDHGVRNSAAEDLVLLVFMTPRP; this is encoded by the coding sequence ATGGAAGTTCGGAACCTTGAAGAATTTGTCCGTTTTTCGGACGAGAAGATGCAGAAGCTGCCGCTGTTTGAATCGGCGAAATACTTCTGCGATCTCTATTGTCTGAAACCGGGCCAGGATCAACGCGTCCACAGCCATGCCGAATCGGATAAGATCTATCTGGTTTTGCGGGGCAAGGGAGTCTTTCACATCGCCGGCGAAGACCGCGAGCTGAATCCGGGTGAAGCGGTGATTGCGAGACCGGGTCAGGATCATGGCGTGAGAAATTCCGCCGCGGAAGATTTGGTACTACTGGTTTTTATGACACCCCGTCCATAA
- a CDS encoding cystathionine beta-synthase, protein MWHSNILEVIGNTPLVRLNRVVRGVRATVLAKLEYMNPGGSVKDRIGITMLEAAERAGEIKPGGTIIEGTSGNTGMGLALAAAIKGYQCIFTMPDKMSQEKIDALRALGAEVIVTPSQVDHHDPRSYHSVALRLSREIPNSVFPNQYENPANLEAHYKTTGPEIWEQTAGKVTHVVIGVGTGGTITGTARFLKEKNPKIRVIGADPAGSIFAEMFKTGRKPQVQPYKIEGIGQDELPANVDFSVIDEIHAVSDKDAFLLTRQLARYEGIFAGGSAGAALCAALKSSDKLTENDLMVIIIPDSGTRYLSKIYNDNWMRENQFIEPRVKVSAGQVVQDKQRRAEKLVSVPLGITIEQAVNLMREHDISQVPIIEGGAVVGSISETRILDILVSDPVAKHKPVAEYMERPFPVISEDTALDEIAHNMDHQTPAILVKRSTGFDIITKSDLIFFLTKQKGEKGS, encoded by the coding sequence GTGTGGCACAGCAACATTCTGGAAGTGATCGGCAACACGCCGCTGGTACGCCTGAATCGCGTGGTCCGCGGTGTGCGTGCGACCGTGCTCGCGAAGCTCGAATATATGAACCCGGGCGGCAGCGTCAAAGACCGCATCGGAATCACGATGCTCGAGGCCGCCGAACGCGCCGGGGAAATCAAGCCCGGCGGGACGATCATCGAAGGCACTTCCGGAAACACCGGTATGGGGCTTGCCCTGGCCGCCGCGATCAAAGGTTATCAGTGCATTTTTACGATGCCGGACAAGATGAGCCAGGAGAAGATCGATGCCTTGCGCGCCCTGGGCGCGGAAGTGATCGTGACTCCGTCTCAGGTCGATCATCATGATCCGCGAAGCTATCACTCCGTTGCGCTGCGTTTGAGCCGCGAAATCCCGAACAGTGTTTTCCCGAATCAATACGAGAATCCCGCCAACCTCGAAGCCCATTACAAGACGACCGGGCCCGAGATCTGGGAGCAGACTGCAGGAAAGGTGACGCATGTCGTGATCGGCGTCGGAACCGGCGGCACGATTACCGGAACTGCGCGCTTCCTGAAAGAAAAGAACCCGAAGATTCGCGTCATCGGCGCCGATCCGGCGGGATCCATCTTCGCAGAGATGTTCAAGACCGGCCGCAAGCCGCAGGTACAGCCATATAAGATTGAAGGCATCGGTCAGGACGAGCTTCCCGCTAATGTGGATTTCTCCGTCATCGACGAGATTCATGCGGTCTCCGATAAAGACGCGTTTCTGCTGACGCGGCAGCTGGCGCGCTACGAAGGCATCTTTGCCGGAGGGTCCGCCGGCGCCGCGCTCTGCGCCGCGCTGAAATCTTCCGATAAGCTCACTGAAAACGATTTGATGGTCATCATCATTCCGGATTCGGGCACGCGCTACCTGAGCAAGATCTACAACGACAACTGGATGCGCGAGAATCAGTTCATCGAGCCGAGGGTCAAGGTCAGCGCAGGCCAGGTGGTCCAGGACAAGCAGCGGCGCGCTGAGAAACTGGTGTCGGTTCCGCTTGGAATTACCATCGAGCAGGCCGTGAATCTCATGCGGGAGCACGATATCTCCCAGGTGCCGATTATCGAAGGCGGGGCGGTGGTCGGCAGTATCAGCGAGACGCGGATTCTCGACATCCTGGTTTCCGATCCCGTGGCCAAGCATAAGCCGGTTGCCGAGTATATGGAGCGGCCGTTTCCGGTGATCTCGGAGGACACGGCGCTCGATGAGATCGCTCATAACATGGACCACCAAACGCCGGCGATTCTGGTCAAACGTTCGACCGGATTCGACATCATCACGAAATCGGATCTGATCTTCTTTCTTACCAAGCAGAAGGGCGAAAAGGGCAGCTGA
- a CDS encoding AI-2E family transporter: protein MKNLFGEGPVRLLAFAGLIVALVLAFFAVKVLLVPFVAALFAAYLFDPIIVILQRRGMDRGKAFLLLLGITFAGVITLLALMPQWLRLEAVNSSSTTFANRLSQQLGEVENKVDSKLPMLQSVHIGDQVTAKATAVGSRLFEQLPGLVTSFLLNLILVPFIAYFMVRDGKTLKRHVVELVPNRYFEMSLIMFNRIDEQIGGYLRGRLIECILVGVTQALCMGIASVFVDQRYILLISAVCGITNMIPYLGPVMGTVFGAFLYLGTGLPLNSIYGLVAAAAGAHVMDNIFIAPAVLSHNVDLHPLTVALVLVIGGELLGTLGLLIAIPVASTIKVIGQEFYANYQLQVRT, encoded by the coding sequence ATGAAGAATCTGTTCGGTGAAGGGCCTGTCCGTCTGCTCGCTTTCGCAGGACTGATCGTCGCCCTCGTCCTGGCTTTCTTCGCTGTCAAGGTCCTGCTGGTGCCGTTCGTGGCTGCTTTGTTTGCCGCCTACCTGTTCGATCCGATCATTGTGATTCTGCAGCGCCGCGGAATGGATCGGGGAAAAGCCTTTCTCCTGCTGCTCGGCATTACATTCGCGGGTGTCATTACGCTGCTTGCGCTGATGCCGCAATGGCTGCGGCTGGAAGCCGTCAACAGCTCCAGCACGACCTTTGCGAACCGGCTCTCCCAGCAACTCGGTGAAGTGGAGAACAAAGTCGACAGCAAGCTGCCGATGTTGCAATCGGTTCACATCGGCGACCAGGTCACCGCAAAAGCGACAGCGGTGGGAAGCCGCTTGTTCGAACAGTTGCCCGGGCTCGTCACAAGTTTTCTCCTCAACCTCATCCTGGTGCCGTTTATCGCGTATTTCATGGTCCGGGATGGAAAGACCCTCAAGCGGCATGTCGTCGAGCTGGTGCCCAACCGCTATTTTGAAATGTCGCTGATCATGTTCAACCGCATCGATGAACAGATCGGCGGCTACCTGCGCGGACGCCTGATCGAATGCATTCTCGTCGGAGTAACGCAGGCCCTCTGCATGGGTATTGCGAGTGTCTTTGTGGACCAGCGCTACATCCTGCTGATTTCCGCCGTGTGCGGAATCACGAACATGATTCCTTACCTCGGTCCGGTCATGGGAACCGTTTTCGGCGCGTTTCTTTACCTGGGAACCGGCTTGCCCCTGAACAGCATTTACGGGCTGGTTGCGGCCGCGGCCGGCGCGCACGTCATGGACAACATCTTCATCGCGCCGGCTGTGCTCTCGCACAATGTCGACCTGCATCCGTTGACGGTCGCACTGGTCCTGGTGATCGGCGGCGAATTGCTCGGAACCCTGGGTCTGCTCATTGCGATTCCGGTCGCATCGACCATCAAGGTGATTGGCCAGGAGTTTTATGCGAATTACCAGTTGCAGGTTCGGACGTAA
- a CDS encoding TetR/AcrR family transcriptional regulator, with translation MTELPRRTPQQARGERRVSELLDATAHVIAAVGYDAATMSAIADRAGAPIGSLYQFFPNKPSIVQALRTQYVQKFEEMWLPLEVEAAAMDLPNLVRRLIESTIRFADENPAFPALLDAPSSTRTPAAIRKIIKERLAACLRACLPRLPQRKALELATVTLQMLKAMNQLYAEVPLPEKRGVVQEFKIAVLSYLNVRTNK, from the coding sequence TTGACGGAGCTTCCTCGCCGCACTCCGCAACAGGCTCGGGGCGAACGCCGGGTGTCCGAACTTCTGGATGCGACGGCCCACGTGATCGCTGCAGTCGGATACGACGCCGCGACAATGTCCGCGATCGCGGATCGCGCGGGCGCGCCGATCGGCTCGCTTTACCAGTTCTTTCCGAACAAGCCGTCGATTGTTCAGGCGCTCCGCACCCAGTACGTCCAGAAGTTCGAGGAGATGTGGCTGCCTCTGGAAGTCGAAGCGGCGGCGATGGACCTTCCGAATCTGGTGCGCAGGCTGATCGAATCAACCATCCGGTTCGCGGACGAGAATCCCGCATTTCCGGCCCTGCTCGACGCGCCTTCGAGCACGCGCACTCCGGCAGCGATCCGGAAGATCATCAAAGAACGCCTTGCCGCCTGTTTGCGCGCCTGCCTGCCGAGATTGCCGCAGCGAAAAGCGCTCGAACTGGCAACCGTGACACTTCAGATGCTGAAGGCCATGAATCAGCTTTATGCCGAAGTTCCTCTACCGGAGAAGCGCGGCGTCGTTCAGGAATTCAAGATCGCGGTGCTCTCTTATCTCAACGTGAGAACGAATAAATAA
- a CDS encoding PLP-dependent cysteine synthase family protein has product MNPFAMIPIEQRYAGFHERYPALNLIGNTRMVEILCFKEELPEVRIYAKAEYANPGGSLKDRPVRRMLLEALIEGKVGKGQVVLDSSSGNAGIAYAMLGAMMNLPITIVVPGNASKERKLRIQAHGAKLIQTDPLEGYDEALREGHRIAEHEPGKYFHCDQYANDNNWMSHFETTAPEILAQTGGQLTHFVAGIGTGGTITGVGRRLKKDLPGVEIVQIVPEDFPGIEGLKPLENPGDIIPKILDKSVIDEKVKVSSTDAAKMCALLARHGFFAGQSSGAYLHGVYETARRIRKGVIVTLLNDIGERYMSTQLWER; this is encoded by the coding sequence ATGAATCCATTTGCAATGATACCGATCGAACAACGTTATGCCGGGTTTCACGAGCGTTATCCGGCGCTCAACTTGATCGGAAACACCAGGATGGTCGAGATCCTGTGTTTCAAAGAAGAACTGCCCGAGGTCCGCATCTATGCGAAAGCGGAGTACGCAAATCCGGGAGGAAGTCTCAAGGACCGGCCCGTCCGCCGGATGCTGCTCGAAGCGTTAATCGAAGGAAAGGTCGGCAAAGGACAGGTGGTGCTGGATTCCAGCTCCGGCAACGCGGGAATAGCGTACGCCATGCTCGGCGCCATGATGAATCTTCCTATCACGATCGTGGTGCCTGGAAACGCAAGTAAGGAACGAAAACTGAGAATTCAGGCGCACGGCGCGAAGCTGATTCAGACCGATCCGCTGGAAGGCTATGATGAAGCGCTCCGTGAAGGACATCGCATTGCCGAACACGAACCCGGCAAATACTTTCACTGCGATCAATACGCCAACGACAACAACTGGATGTCGCACTTCGAGACAACCGCGCCGGAAATCCTCGCGCAAACCGGCGGACAGCTGACGCACTTCGTCGCCGGCATCGGCACAGGCGGAACCATTACCGGAGTCGGCCGGCGCCTGAAGAAAGATTTGCCCGGCGTTGAAATTGTCCAGATCGTCCCTGAAGATTTCCCCGGTATCGAAGGCCTGAAACCGCTGGAAAATCCCGGCGACATCATTCCGAAGATTCTCGACAAGTCCGTCATCGACGAAAAGGTCAAGGTGTCCAGCACCGATGCCGCAAAGATGTGCGCATTGCTTGCACGCCACGGGTTTTTTGCAGGCCAGTCGTCAGGGGCATATCTCCACGGCGTCTATGAGACCGCCCGGCGGATTCGGAAAGGCGTCATTGTTACGCTGCTGAATGATATCGGTGAACGGTACATGAGTACGCAGTTGTGGGAAAGGTAA
- a CDS encoding WYL domain-containing protein — MGRNAQLIRQWAMLKQIEMNRWTTIADMAEHHVVSTKTIRRDLAALMEAGFPLYDERYDGKVYWRLNDEYKGLPLATLSLSETAALYFSKKLVVNLAAPPFSDDIASAFKKIESALPDRNIKFLDSLDNMISVRADAPKDLEHRKVTIRVMMEAIGEEVKVRMEYYSVHSQQKKTYTIHPYRLMYFRGGLYLFAFVEEYTQIRTFAIERIESLEKTRDTFDKPADFSVENYLESAFGVVKEDPFDVEIVFNSDISEYVRSRVWHPSQQVREIGGGRISMKMHVGGEFELGSWILSFGSSATVISPDRLRRRVEAELARALENYRKEVTVAPARKAKKVEAKKALTAAARRG; from the coding sequence ATGGGGCGAAACGCGCAATTGATCCGGCAGTGGGCGATGTTGAAGCAGATCGAAATGAACCGCTGGACCACGATAGCGGATATGGCCGAGCATCACGTGGTCTCGACCAAAACGATCCGGCGCGATCTGGCTGCGCTGATGGAGGCCGGCTTTCCGCTCTACGACGAACGCTACGACGGGAAAGTGTATTGGCGGCTGAACGACGAATATAAAGGTCTGCCGCTGGCCACCCTTTCTCTTTCGGAAACCGCTGCCTTGTATTTCAGCAAGAAGCTGGTGGTGAACCTCGCTGCTCCTCCGTTCTCGGACGACATTGCCTCCGCCTTCAAGAAAATCGAAAGCGCTTTGCCGGACCGGAATATCAAGTTTCTCGACAGCCTGGACAACATGATCAGCGTTCGCGCCGATGCGCCGAAGGACCTGGAGCATCGCAAGGTCACGATTCGCGTCATGATGGAAGCGATCGGAGAAGAAGTCAAAGTCCGGATGGAGTATTACTCCGTTCACAGCCAGCAGAAAAAAACCTACACGATTCATCCCTACCGCTTGATGTATTTCCGCGGCGGCCTTTATCTGTTTGCGTTTGTCGAGGAATACACACAGATCCGCACGTTCGCCATCGAGCGCATCGAAAGTCTCGAGAAGACCCGCGACACTTTCGACAAACCCGCGGACTTCTCGGTGGAGAACTATCTGGAATCCGCATTCGGCGTGGTGAAGGAAGATCCCTTCGACGTCGAGATCGTTTTCAACTCCGATATTTCCGAATATGTCCGGTCGCGCGTCTGGCACCCTTCGCAACAGGTGCGCGAAATCGGCGGCGGCCGCATTTCGATGAAGATGCACGTTGGAGGCGAATTCGAATTGGGTTCCTGGATCCTCAGCTTTGGATCCTCCGCTACAGTCATCTCACCGGACCGACTGCGCCGGCGTGTCGAGGCCGAACTCGCCCGGGCGCTCGAGAATTACCGCAAGGAAGTCACGGTTGCTCCCGCCCGGAAAGCCAAAAAAGTGGAAGCCAAGAAGGCGCTTACGGCCGCTGCCCGCCGCGGATAA
- a CDS encoding potassium channel family protein has protein sequence MRILAVLGSISIIVIILWDAFEVIILPRRVTRKFRLARFFYRGTWVPWKWWAERMTKRPRREVFLSFYGPVSLVFLLIVWASGLILGFALLHRSLDTPMKIEDGSRGFLTDLYFSGSTFFTLGVGDVLVKGWTGRALTILQAGLGLGFLAIVIGYLPVLYQAFSRRELNISLLDARAGSPSTAAELLLRHFDGNAFVELSAFLRDWERWAAELLESHLSYPVLAYYRSQHSNQSWLAALTTVLDVSALVMVGIDGVPAHQAKLTFAMARHAVVDIAHVFNTSPHDPPLDRLPPHELARLRANLSSHGISAQDGSNDDEKLLALRRMYEPYVHALSIYLLMPLPGWQLAAQSADNWQTSAWGRVTHA, from the coding sequence ATGCGCATTCTTGCGGTTCTGGGCAGCATCAGCATCATCGTTATCATTCTGTGGGACGCTTTCGAGGTCATCATCCTGCCCCGGCGCGTCACTCGAAAGTTCCGCTTGGCCCGATTCTTTTATCGCGGCACGTGGGTGCCGTGGAAATGGTGGGCGGAGCGGATGACGAAGCGGCCGCGGCGGGAGGTTTTCCTCAGTTTCTATGGTCCGGTTTCCCTGGTCTTTCTTCTGATCGTGTGGGCGTCAGGCCTCATCCTGGGCTTTGCTCTTCTGCATCGATCCCTCGATACGCCGATGAAAATCGAAGATGGCAGCCGCGGCTTTCTCACGGATCTCTATTTCAGTGGATCGACATTTTTTACTCTCGGCGTTGGGGATGTGCTGGTTAAGGGTTGGACGGGCCGTGCGCTGACCATCCTGCAGGCCGGCCTTGGACTCGGATTTCTGGCGATCGTGATCGGTTACCTGCCTGTCCTGTATCAGGCGTTCTCGCGACGGGAATTGAACATCTCGCTGCTGGATGCGCGCGCCGGATCGCCATCCACGGCCGCCGAATTGCTGCTCCGTCACTTCGACGGCAATGCGTTCGTGGAACTGTCCGCCTTCCTTCGCGATTGGGAGCGATGGGCGGCGGAACTGCTCGAAAGCCACCTGTCCTATCCCGTGCTGGCCTATTACCGGTCGCAACACAGCAATCAGTCATGGCTGGCGGCTCTGACCACCGTCCTGGATGTCAGCGCTCTCGTGATGGTCGGCATCGACGGCGTGCCCGCGCACCAGGCGAAGCTGACGTTCGCGATGGCCCGGCACGCCGTCGTGGATATTGCTCACGTATTCAACACCAGCCCGCATGACCCGCCGCTGGACCGGCTTCCGCCGCATGAGCTCGCGCGGCTGCGGGCAAACTTGAGCTCTCATGGAATCTCGGCGCAGGACGGAAGCAACGACGACGAAAAGCTTCTCGCCCTCCGCCGTATGTACGAACCTTATGTTCATGCGCTCTCGATTTATCTGCTGATGCCTCTTCCGGGCTGGCAGCTGGCGGCCCAATCGGCGGACAACTGGCAGACGAGCGCCTGGGGACGCGTCACTCATGCCTGA